A portion of the Achromobacter sp. MFA1 R4 genome contains these proteins:
- a CDS encoding ABC transporter permease, whose translation MSASTRVTGARKHIAGVLGVLFILALWQLAAFALPDFLMPGVPAVVERLFEDLGKQSFHQSLMGTLGRLGAGYGLALAAGVGFGLVAAVLFFFREVLRSAIVILQSIPSIAWVPLFLIVMGFGNTPIIVVVALSAFFPAALSVMNATESVQRVHVSAARVMGATRWGLVKRVYLPAVMPELITGAQLAFGNAWRALISAEMLIGFGKGLGRSLAYSGEIADMTGVMTNILVIAVLAALIDQFVLENLKHRLLRYQYV comes from the coding sequence TTGAGCGCATCGACTCGTGTGACCGGCGCCCGCAAGCACATTGCGGGCGTTTTGGGCGTCCTGTTCATTCTGGCCCTCTGGCAACTGGCCGCGTTCGCGCTCCCCGACTTTCTCATGCCGGGCGTGCCCGCGGTGGTCGAGCGCCTGTTCGAAGACCTGGGCAAGCAGTCGTTCCACCAGAGCCTCATGGGCACGCTGGGACGCCTGGGCGCGGGCTACGGCCTGGCGCTCGCGGCCGGCGTCGGCTTCGGGCTGGTGGCCGCCGTGCTGTTCTTCTTTCGCGAAGTCCTGCGCAGCGCCATCGTCATCCTGCAATCGATCCCGTCCATCGCCTGGGTGCCGCTGTTCCTGATCGTGATGGGCTTCGGCAACACGCCCATCATCGTGGTCGTGGCGCTGTCCGCGTTCTTTCCGGCCGCGCTCAGCGTCATGAACGCCACCGAATCCGTGCAGCGCGTGCACGTGTCGGCGGCGCGCGTCATGGGCGCCACGCGCTGGGGTCTGGTCAAGCGGGTGTACCTGCCCGCCGTCATGCCCGAACTCATCACCGGCGCGCAGCTTGCTTTCGGCAATGCGTGGCGTGCGCTGATCTCGGCGGAAATGCTGATCGGCTTCGGCAAGGGGCTGGGACGTTCGCTGGCCTATTCGGGCGAAATCGCCGACATGACGGGCGTCATGACCAACATCCTGGTCATCGCCGTGCTGGCCGCGCTGATCGACCAGTTCGTGCTTGAAAACCTCAAGCACCGCCTGTTGCGCTATCAATACGTCTGA
- a CDS encoding ABC transporter substrate-binding protein: protein MKLKQWLSLPLAAALLAAAPAMAAEKFRVGYLRVMDDAQAIVAQEGGYYKKAGLDSELIEFKSGTDLIKAIVGGQLDIGVLGFTNAVAWASKGADLKVVGGAQQGYHSLVVRDDSGIKDIAGLKGKTLASQAEGSTADVVLKGVVLKEGNLSADDVNVMGVSPAVAVQSLVGKRVDAAFLFEPYDRIAQLVAPVKQIYEVGQAWPFPCMVVITSGETLAKRKDDVWKALDAQNQAITLLQKEPAQASKLIASYFIAEPTLKTLSRGELPRETVIAEAISTQVFTPKLTDKDTARMQEIADILQAQGSLKTRDGKPYDVSSIVDLSWQEARKL, encoded by the coding sequence ATGAAACTGAAGCAATGGTTGTCCCTGCCGCTGGCTGCGGCGCTGCTGGCGGCGGCCCCCGCGATGGCGGCTGAGAAATTCCGCGTCGGCTACCTGCGCGTGATGGACGATGCGCAAGCCATCGTCGCGCAAGAGGGCGGCTACTACAAGAAGGCCGGCCTGGATTCCGAGCTGATCGAGTTCAAGTCGGGCACGGACCTGATCAAGGCCATCGTCGGCGGCCAGCTCGACATCGGCGTGCTGGGGTTCACCAACGCCGTGGCCTGGGCCTCCAAGGGCGCGGACCTGAAGGTCGTGGGCGGCGCGCAGCAGGGCTATCACTCGCTGGTCGTGCGCGACGATTCCGGCATCAAGGACATCGCCGGCCTGAAGGGCAAGACCCTGGCTTCGCAAGCCGAGGGCAGCACCGCGGACGTGGTCCTGAAGGGCGTCGTGCTCAAGGAGGGCAACCTGTCGGCCGACGACGTCAACGTCATGGGCGTGAGCCCGGCGGTCGCCGTGCAGTCGCTGGTGGGCAAGCGCGTGGACGCGGCCTTCCTGTTCGAGCCCTACGACCGCATCGCGCAACTGGTCGCGCCGGTCAAGCAGATCTACGAAGTCGGCCAGGCCTGGCCGTTCCCGTGCATGGTCGTCATCACGTCCGGCGAAACCCTTGCCAAGCGCAAGGACGACGTCTGGAAGGCGCTGGACGCGCAGAACCAGGCCATCACGCTGCTGCAGAAGGAACCCGCGCAGGCTTCCAAGCTCATCGCCTCCTACTTCATCGCCGAGCCCACGCTCAAGACGCTGTCGCGCGGTGAACTCCCCCGCGAAACCGTCATCGCCGAAGCCATCAGCACCCAGGTGTTCACGCCCAAGCTGACGGACAAGGACACGGCCCGCATGCAGGAGATCGCAGACATCCTGCAGGCCCAGGGATCGCTCAAGACGCGTGACGGCAAGCCGTACGACGTCTCCAGCATCGTTGATCTGTCCTGGCAAGAGGCTCGCAAGCTTTGA
- a CDS encoding ABC transporter ATP-binding protein, which yields MNLTFDHVHKHFGDLPVVDGFTSEFKTGELVALVGPSGCGKSTLLHLAAGLEMPTQGRVLADGKPVAGPHPSRTLVFQEHALYPWLTLEDNVALALEFQNTPKKRARVAAREWLARVSLAGFEHYYPHQVSGGMRQRAALARAFIAQPQTMLMDEPFGALDALTRLSLQDVLRQLIAQEKPTVLLVTHDVDEALFLADRIVVFSPRPARVLREFNLAHRAKTHDLADLAAEKREILRLLGIAVDGSDAHSNMALAA from the coding sequence ATGAATCTGACCTTCGATCACGTCCACAAGCACTTCGGCGACCTGCCCGTCGTGGATGGCTTCACCAGCGAATTCAAGACCGGCGAACTGGTTGCGCTGGTCGGGCCGTCCGGCTGCGGAAAATCCACCTTGCTGCACCTGGCCGCGGGGCTCGAAATGCCCACGCAAGGCCGCGTGCTGGCGGACGGCAAGCCGGTCGCCGGTCCGCATCCCAGCCGCACGCTGGTGTTCCAGGAGCACGCCCTCTATCCCTGGCTGACGCTCGAAGACAACGTGGCGCTGGCCCTGGAATTCCAGAACACGCCCAAGAAGCGCGCCCGCGTCGCCGCGCGCGAATGGCTTGCCCGGGTCAGCCTGGCGGGTTTTGAACACTACTATCCGCACCAGGTGTCCGGCGGCATGCGCCAGCGCGCGGCGCTGGCCCGCGCGTTCATCGCGCAGCCCCAGACCATGCTGATGGATGAACCCTTCGGCGCGCTGGACGCGTTGACCCGCCTGAGCCTGCAGGACGTGCTGCGCCAGCTCATCGCGCAGGAAAAGCCCACCGTGCTGCTGGTCACGCACGACGTCGACGAAGCCCTGTTCCTGGCCGACCGCATCGTCGTCTTCAGCCCGCGCCCGGCGCGCGTGCTGCGCGAATTCAACCTGGCCCACCGCGCCAAGACCCACGACCTGGCCGACCTGGCCGCCGAAAAGCGCGAGATCCTGCGCCTGTTGGGCATCGCAGTCGACGGCTCGGACGCGCACTCGAACATGGCCCTGGCCGCCTGA
- a CDS encoding MFS transporter — protein sequence MSSTQHAAPDGAQIGTFTLTARIVAIAFFTFICYLAIGLPLAVLPGYVHGNLGYGSVLAGLAISVQYLATLLSRSHAGRMADTVGPKQTVVIGMAACAVSGIFLLLAYAFERTDWLSLTAIILSRLALGFGESWVGTGAATWAISRVGPLHTARVISWNGIATYGALALGAPLGVQLEKHWSMGALGGAVLLLGLAGLGLAMARAAVAIVGGHRMAFKSVVLRVFPHGMALGLGSVGFGTLAAFVALYYASRSWEGAAHALSAFGGAFIGVRLLFAGTITRFGGFRVAQVSFLVEAAGLLLLWLAPNPGLALMGAALTGCGFALVFPAIGVEAVARVPAGSRGAALGAYSAFLDLALGVTGPVAGYISSGFGYPAIFLAASLSVLVGLAIAFGLQRAASRQQAPSAPI from the coding sequence ATGTCCTCCACCCAGCATGCCGCGCCCGATGGCGCGCAGATCGGCACGTTCACGCTGACGGCCCGCATCGTCGCCATCGCATTCTTCACTTTCATCTGCTATCTGGCGATCGGCCTGCCGCTCGCCGTGCTGCCGGGCTACGTGCACGGCAACCTGGGCTATGGCTCCGTGCTGGCCGGCCTGGCGATCAGCGTCCAATACCTGGCCACGCTGCTCAGCCGCTCGCATGCCGGGCGCATGGCCGACACGGTCGGGCCGAAGCAGACCGTCGTCATCGGCATGGCGGCATGCGCGGTCAGCGGGATCTTCCTGCTGCTGGCGTATGCCTTCGAACGGACCGACTGGCTGAGCCTGACGGCGATCATCCTCAGCCGCCTGGCGCTGGGCTTTGGTGAAAGCTGGGTGGGCACCGGGGCGGCGACCTGGGCGATCTCGCGGGTAGGGCCGCTGCACACGGCCCGCGTGATTTCCTGGAACGGCATCGCCACCTACGGCGCGCTGGCGCTGGGCGCGCCGCTGGGCGTGCAGCTTGAAAAGCACTGGAGCATGGGCGCGCTGGGCGGGGCGGTGCTGCTGTTGGGGCTGGCCGGCCTGGGGCTGGCCATGGCCCGGGCCGCGGTCGCCATCGTCGGCGGGCACCGCATGGCGTTCAAGAGCGTGGTGCTGCGCGTCTTTCCGCACGGCATGGCGCTGGGCCTGGGGTCGGTAGGCTTTGGCACGCTGGCGGCCTTCGTGGCGCTGTACTACGCCAGCCGCTCGTGGGAAGGCGCGGCCCATGCGCTCAGCGCCTTCGGCGGCGCGTTCATCGGCGTGCGCCTGCTGTTTGCCGGCACCATCACCCGCTTTGGCGGCTTCCGGGTCGCGCAGGTGTCCTTCCTGGTCGAAGCGGCGGGGCTGTTGCTCCTGTGGCTCGCGCCCAATCCCGGCCTGGCCCTGATGGGCGCCGCGCTGACCGGCTGCGGCTTCGCGCTGGTGTTCCCGGCCATCGGCGTCGAGGCGGTGGCGCGCGTGCCGGCCGGCAGCCGGGGCGCGGCGCTGGGCGCCTACTCGGCCTTCCTGGACCTCGCGCTGGGCGTGACCGGACCGGTCGCCGGCTATATCTCCAGCGGCTTCGGCTATCCGGCGATCTTCCTGGCGGCCTCGCTGTCCGTGCTGGTGGGCCTGGCGATCGCCTTCGGGTTGCAGCGCGCCGCCAGCCGGCAGCAGGCGCCGTCGGCGCCGATCTGA
- a CDS encoding ABC-F family ATPase, which produces MISTANLTIQFGPKPLFENVSVKFGEGNRYGLIGANGSGKSTFMKIIGGDLEPSAGNVSLEPGVRLGKLRQDQFAFEDVRVLDVVMMGHTEMWAAMSERDAIYANPEATEDDYMRAADLEAKFAEYDGYTAEARAGELLLGLEIAVDLHNLPMREVAPGWKLRVLLAQALFSNPDVLLLDEPTNNLDINTIRWLENVLNGYQSTMIIISHDRHFLNQVCTHMADVDYGEIRIYAGNYDDYMLASTQARERLVANNAKAKERVAELQDFVRRFAANKSKSRQATSRLKQIDRIKADQVVVKPSSRQNPYIRFEQNKVMHRLAVTVENLTKAYDAPVITKFSAMVDAGEKIAIIGANGVGKTTLLRLLALDLQPDSGTVKWSDNADLGYMAQDVSDHFLQTDINLLDWMGNHRQPGDDDQSIRSVLGRLLFSADDLPKAPKVLSGGEKNRMTFGRLMLGRHNVMLLDEPTNHLDMESIESLQFALEKYEGTLVFVSHDREFVSGLATRVIEILPSGEIVDYRGGYEDYLSSRGIEA; this is translated from the coding sequence GTGATATCCACCGCCAATCTCACCATCCAGTTCGGTCCCAAACCCCTTTTCGAGAACGTCAGCGTCAAGTTCGGGGAAGGCAACCGTTACGGGCTGATCGGGGCCAATGGGTCGGGCAAGTCCACGTTCATGAAGATCATCGGCGGCGACCTCGAACCCTCCGCCGGCAACGTTTCGCTCGAGCCCGGGGTGCGCCTTGGCAAGCTGCGCCAGGACCAGTTCGCGTTTGAAGACGTGCGTGTGCTGGATGTCGTGATGATGGGCCACACCGAGATGTGGGCCGCCATGTCCGAGCGCGACGCCATCTACGCCAACCCGGAAGCGACCGAAGACGACTACATGCGCGCGGCCGACCTGGAGGCCAAGTTCGCGGAATACGACGGCTACACCGCCGAAGCCCGCGCGGGCGAGCTGCTGCTGGGCCTGGAAATCGCCGTGGACCTGCACAACCTGCCCATGCGCGAAGTGGCGCCGGGCTGGAAGCTGCGCGTGCTGCTGGCGCAGGCGCTGTTCTCGAATCCCGACGTGCTGCTGCTGGACGAGCCCACCAACAACCTGGACATCAACACCATCCGCTGGCTGGAAAACGTGCTCAACGGCTACCAGAGCACGATGATCATCATCAGCCACGACCGCCACTTCCTGAACCAGGTGTGCACGCACATGGCCGACGTGGACTACGGCGAGATACGCATCTACGCCGGCAACTACGACGACTACATGCTGGCCTCTACCCAGGCCCGCGAACGCCTGGTGGCCAACAACGCCAAGGCCAAGGAACGCGTGGCCGAACTGCAGGACTTCGTGCGCCGCTTCGCGGCCAACAAGTCCAAGTCGCGCCAGGCCACCTCGCGCCTGAAGCAGATCGACCGCATCAAGGCCGACCAGGTCGTGGTCAAGCCCTCGTCGCGCCAGAACCCGTACATCCGCTTCGAGCAGAACAAGGTCATGCACCGCCTGGCCGTCACCGTCGAGAACCTGACCAAGGCCTACGACGCGCCGGTCATCACGAAGTTCTCGGCCATGGTCGACGCCGGCGAGAAGATCGCGATCATCGGCGCCAACGGCGTCGGCAAGACGACGCTGCTGCGCCTGCTGGCCCTGGACCTGCAACCCGATTCGGGCACGGTGAAGTGGTCCGACAACGCCGACCTGGGCTACATGGCCCAGGACGTGTCCGATCACTTCCTGCAGACCGACATCAACCTGTTGGACTGGATGGGCAACCATCGCCAGCCGGGCGACGACGACCAGTCGATCCGTTCGGTGCTGGGCCGCCTGCTGTTCTCGGCGGACGACCTGCCCAAGGCGCCCAAGGTGCTGTCCGGGGGCGAAAAGAACCGCATGACCTTCGGCCGCCTGATGCTGGGCCGGCACAACGTCATGCTGCTCGACGAGCCCACCAACCACCTGGACATGGAATCGATCGAGTCGCTGCAATTCGCGCTGGAAAAGTACGAAGGCACCCTGGTGTTCGTCTCCCATGACCGCGAGTTCGTGTCCGGCCTGGCCACGCGCGTGATCGAAATCCTGCCTTCCGGCGAGATCGTCGACTATCGCGGCGGCTACGAAGACTACCTGTCCTCGCGCGGCATCGAGGCCTGA
- a CDS encoding LD-carboxypeptidase gives MSTPKAAKPAAKPAAKARRAQAAAVPAHDHPHDHGPDCGDDCGHDHDHGHAHGPLPDARGIYLISPSSAVRDPATVALARQRLEGQGFKTALDRTALAEHQRFAGTDAQRLASLTRAAKQKLPIVMVTRGGYGMGRLLHAIDWKAMADSGKRFVGMSDFTAFNLALLAQTGAVSYSGATAVQDFGGKKVDDLTEALFGELMRGELEILSFETLDADPVDARGVLWGGNLAMVASLLGTPYMPKIRGGILFLEDVAEHPYRVERMLIQLWQAGILARQKAIVLGRFTDYRLAPHDKGYDMHEVVAWLRKTVKVPVVTGLPYGHVATKATLPIGQKVGIATEKGLAHLVLDEHHH, from the coding sequence ATGAGCACCCCCAAAGCCGCCAAGCCTGCCGCCAAGCCCGCCGCCAAGGCGCGCCGCGCCCAGGCCGCCGCCGTCCCGGCCCACGATCACCCGCACGATCACGGCCCGGACTGCGGCGACGACTGCGGCCACGATCACGATCACGGCCATGCCCACGGCCCCCTGCCGGACGCCCGCGGCATCTACCTGATTTCTCCATCCTCCGCCGTGCGCGACCCGGCCACCGTGGCGCTGGCGCGCCAGCGGCTGGAGGGGCAGGGCTTCAAGACCGCCCTGGACCGCACCGCGCTGGCCGAACATCAGCGATTCGCCGGCACCGACGCGCAGCGCCTTGCCAGCCTGACGCGCGCCGCCAAGCAGAAACTGCCCATCGTCATGGTGACGCGCGGCGGCTACGGCATGGGCCGCTTGCTGCACGCCATCGACTGGAAGGCCATGGCCGACAGCGGCAAGCGCTTTGTCGGCATGAGCGATTTCACCGCGTTCAACCTGGCCCTGCTGGCGCAGACCGGCGCGGTCAGCTATTCGGGCGCCACGGCCGTCCAGGATTTCGGCGGCAAGAAGGTCGACGACCTGACCGAAGCGCTGTTCGGCGAGCTGATGCGCGGCGAACTGGAGATCCTCAGCTTCGAGACGCTGGACGCCGATCCGGTCGACGCCCGCGGCGTCCTGTGGGGCGGCAACCTCGCCATGGTGGCCTCGCTGCTGGGCACGCCCTACATGCCCAAGATCCGCGGCGGCATCCTCTTCCTGGAAGACGTGGCCGAGCATCCGTACCGTGTCGAGCGCATGTTGATCCAGTTGTGGCAGGCCGGTATCCTCGCCAGGCAGAAGGCGATCGTGCTGGGCCGGTTCACCGACTACCGGCTCGCGCCGCACGACAAGGGTTACGACATGCACGAGGTCGTGGCCTGGCTGCGCAAGACGGTCAAGGTCCCGGTCGTCACCGGCCTGCCTTACGGCCACGTCGCCACCAAGGCCACCTTGCCGATCGGCCAGAAGGTCGGCATAGCCACCGAGAAAGGCCTTGCCCACCTGGTGCTGGACGAGCATCACCACTGA
- the tadA gene encoding tRNA adenosine(34) deaminase TadA — MAAVPPWTEQDARFMSLALEQAQAAYDIGEVPVGALVVSAQGDILGRGFNRTIIDHDPTAHAEIVALRGAARQLENYRLPGITVYVTLEPCVMCIGAMLHARLARVVFGAYDPKTGACGSVLDVGSVPKLNHHTSVTGGVLAEPCGDLLRRFFRERRAKESIA, encoded by the coding sequence GTGGCGGCCGTCCCGCCCTGGACCGAACAGGACGCGCGATTCATGAGTTTGGCCCTGGAACAGGCCCAGGCCGCCTATGACATCGGCGAGGTGCCGGTGGGCGCGCTGGTCGTGTCCGCCCAGGGCGACATCCTGGGCCGGGGCTTCAATCGCACCATCATCGACCACGACCCGACCGCGCACGCGGAGATCGTCGCCTTGCGCGGCGCCGCGCGCCAGCTCGAAAACTACCGGCTGCCCGGCATCACGGTCTATGTGACGCTGGAGCCCTGCGTCATGTGCATCGGCGCCATGCTGCACGCGCGCCTGGCCCGCGTGGTGTTCGGCGCCTACGATCCCAAGACCGGGGCCTGCGGCAGCGTGCTGGACGTCGGGTCCGTGCCCAAGCTCAATCATCACACTTCAGTCACCGGCGGCGTGCTGGCGGAACCTTGCGGCGACCTGCTGCGCCGGTTCTTCCGGGAACGCCGCGCCAAGGAATCCATCGCATGA